A single genomic interval of Megalobrama amblycephala isolate DHTTF-2021 linkage group LG15, ASM1881202v1, whole genome shotgun sequence harbors:
- the abhd2b gene encoding monoacylglycerol lipase ABHD2 isoform X1 codes for MSTQVEADVHTISPEMPAMFDGVKLAAVATVLYVIVRSLNLKCPTAAPDIACQDTPLNHYLLKSCPVLTKEYIPPLLWGKSGHLQTALYGKMGRVKSPKPCGLRKYLPMQDGATATFDLFEPQGIHSTGDDITMVICPGIGNHSEKHYIRTFVDYSQKQGYRCSVLNHLGALPNIELTSPRMFTYGCTWEFSAMVGYIKRTFPQTQLIVVGFSLGGNIACKYLGENPANQERVLCCVSVCQGYSALRAQETFLQWDQCRRLYNFLMADNMKKIILSHRVSLFGMSSSKMESADLSRLYTATSLMQIDDNIMRKFHGHNSLKEYYEKESCVHYIHNISVPLLLVNSSDDPLVHQSLLAIPRTLAEKKENVIFALTLHGGHLGFFEGAVLFPQPLSWMDKVIVSYANAICQWEKHRPQCQKEK; via the exons ATGAGTACCCAAGTGGAGGCAGACGTCCACACCATCTCTCCTGAGATGCCTGCCATGTTTGATGGCGTGAAGCTGGCTGCTGTAGCTACGGTGCTGTATGTCATAGTGCGGAGCCTGAACCTCAAGTGTCCCACGGCGGCCCCTGACATCGCCTGTCAGGATACCCCTCTCAATCACTACCTGCTGAAGTCTTGCCCTGTTCTAACCAAAGA GTACATCCCTCCCTTGTTATGGGGAAAGAGTGGACATCTCCAGACTGCTCTTTATGGGAAGATGGGAAGGGTGAAGTCCCCTAAACCTTGTGGGCTCCGTAAATACCTTCCCATGCAAGATGGAGCCACTGCCACCTTTGACCTATTTGAGCCACAGGGCATCCACAGCACAGGAG ATGACATCACCATGGTGATCTGCCCTGGGATTGGAAACCATAGTGAGAAGCATTATATACGGACCTTTGTGGATTATTCCCAGAAACAAGGCTACAGGTGCTCCGTTCTCAACCATCTTGGAGCACTACCAAACATTGAGCTGACTTCCCCGAGGATGTTCACCTACG GCTGTACCTGGGAGTTTTCAGCCATGGTGGGCTACATTAAACGCACATTCCCACAAACTCAGCTCATTGTGGTGGGCTTCAGTCTGGGAGGAAACATCGCCTGCAAGTACCTGGGTGAGAATCCAGCCAATCAGGAGAGAGTGCTGTGCTGTGTCAGTGTCTGCCAGGGATATAGTGCTCTGAG GGCTCAGGAGACATTTTTACAGTGGGATCAGTGCAGAAGGCTGTACAACTTCCTCATGGCAGacaacatgaaaaaaatcattctcTCTCACAG GGTAAGTTTATTTGGTATGAGCTCTAGCAAAATGGAGTCAGCCGACCTCAGCCGTCTGTATACAGCCACCTCACTCATGCAGATTGATGACAACATTATGAG GAAGTTTCATGGACACAACTCTTTAAAGGAGTACTACGAGAAGGAAAGCTGTGTGCATTATATTCACAAT ATCAGCGTTCCTCTCCTCTTGGTGAACTCTTCAGATGATCCATTAGTCCACCAGTCACTGCTGGCGATCCCTCGCACACTAGCAG aaaaaaaggaaaatgtgATCTTTGCACTGACACTCCATGGAGGTCATCTCGGCTTCTTTGAAGGTGCCGTTCTTTTTCCTCAACCCCTTTCCTGGATGGACAAAGTCATAGTCAGTTACGCCAATGCTATCTGCCAGTGGGAGAAACACAGGCCGCAGTGCCAGAAGGAAAAATAA
- the abhd2b gene encoding monoacylglycerol lipase ABHD2 isoform X2 gives MSTQVEADVHTISPEMPAMFDGVKLAAVATVLYVIVRSLNLKCPTAAPDIACQDTPLNHYLLKSCPVLTKEYIPPLLWGKSGHLQTALYGKMGRVKSPKPCGLRKYLPMQDGATATFDLFEPQGIHSTGDDITMVICPGIGNHSEKHYIRTFVDYSQKQGYRCSVLNHLGALPNIELTSPRMFTYGCTWEFSAMVGYIKRTFPQTQLIVVGFSLGGNIACKYLGENPANQERVLCCVSVCQGYSALRAQETFLQWDQCRRLYNFLMADNMKKIILSHRVSLFGMSSSKMESADLSRLYTATSLMQIDDNIMRKFHGHNSLKEYYEKESCVHYIHNISVPLLLVNSSDDPLVHQSLLAIPRTLAEKKRKM, from the exons ATGAGTACCCAAGTGGAGGCAGACGTCCACACCATCTCTCCTGAGATGCCTGCCATGTTTGATGGCGTGAAGCTGGCTGCTGTAGCTACGGTGCTGTATGTCATAGTGCGGAGCCTGAACCTCAAGTGTCCCACGGCGGCCCCTGACATCGCCTGTCAGGATACCCCTCTCAATCACTACCTGCTGAAGTCTTGCCCTGTTCTAACCAAAGA GTACATCCCTCCCTTGTTATGGGGAAAGAGTGGACATCTCCAGACTGCTCTTTATGGGAAGATGGGAAGGGTGAAGTCCCCTAAACCTTGTGGGCTCCGTAAATACCTTCCCATGCAAGATGGAGCCACTGCCACCTTTGACCTATTTGAGCCACAGGGCATCCACAGCACAGGAG ATGACATCACCATGGTGATCTGCCCTGGGATTGGAAACCATAGTGAGAAGCATTATATACGGACCTTTGTGGATTATTCCCAGAAACAAGGCTACAGGTGCTCCGTTCTCAACCATCTTGGAGCACTACCAAACATTGAGCTGACTTCCCCGAGGATGTTCACCTACG GCTGTACCTGGGAGTTTTCAGCCATGGTGGGCTACATTAAACGCACATTCCCACAAACTCAGCTCATTGTGGTGGGCTTCAGTCTGGGAGGAAACATCGCCTGCAAGTACCTGGGTGAGAATCCAGCCAATCAGGAGAGAGTGCTGTGCTGTGTCAGTGTCTGCCAGGGATATAGTGCTCTGAG GGCTCAGGAGACATTTTTACAGTGGGATCAGTGCAGAAGGCTGTACAACTTCCTCATGGCAGacaacatgaaaaaaatcattctcTCTCACAG GGTAAGTTTATTTGGTATGAGCTCTAGCAAAATGGAGTCAGCCGACCTCAGCCGTCTGTATACAGCCACCTCACTCATGCAGATTGATGACAACATTATGAG GAAGTTTCATGGACACAACTCTTTAAAGGAGTACTACGAGAAGGAAAGCTGTGTGCATTATATTCACAAT ATCAGCGTTCCTCTCCTCTTGGTGAACTCTTCAGATGATCCATTAGTCCACCAGTCACTGCTGGCGATCCCTCGCACACTAGCAG aa aaaaaaaggaaaatgtgA